A portion of the Chitinophagales bacterium genome contains these proteins:
- a CDS encoding fused MFS/spermidine synthase, translating into MTKLKFLFLLAFIEGASVMACELLGARMIYPFFGSSLYVWAAVLGVTLFGLMSGYYIGGYVSEKYKTPDLVYWILILAGVFLAIMPYSSQWIMTKNIDMDIRWGSTLSLLIFMYPPLLFMGMTSPIIINMINSKVDETGKSAGSVYAISTLGGIVATFLVGFYMMQEFGLTWPCFIFGSLLALFPLIALVKGKTFKALALILPFFFVLKSNLSKDIHDSVNVTLLSESEGIYGQVRVFDFPFYTEQKGDKMARGLVVNNTLQSILDRDSLDYNLWDWSVLMPSAVSIYPKGSSMLLMGLGGGMLFHQFQRLGFNIEVVELDQRIKDAAIQHFSIPASTPIIVDDARHVINTSQKKYDVIVLDLFFNETPPSQVPTIESFHKLKTMLNQNGMVMMNFYGFTNGENGRAARSVIKTFEAAGFQTTIFPTPEPEEGRNLFICASLHKPDWSKINYSEPTRFQITPENIQQFILDKSQLDMHDAEILTDEKPVLEKMYANAATIWRRTQIEMWLKNLMQTDINMMK; encoded by the coding sequence ATGACGAAGTTGAAATTTCTCTTTTTACTTGCCTTTATAGAAGGCGCTAGTGTAATGGCTTGTGAATTATTAGGTGCTAGAATGATTTATCCCTTTTTCGGTAGTTCTCTTTATGTATGGGCAGCCGTATTAGGGGTTACGCTATTCGGTTTGATGAGTGGTTATTATATCGGAGGTTATGTATCAGAAAAATATAAAACACCCGATTTGGTTTATTGGATTCTCATCTTAGCTGGAGTATTTCTTGCTATTATGCCTTATTCAAGTCAATGGATTATGACGAAAAATATTGACATGGATATCCGTTGGGGCTCTACTTTGTCTCTTTTGATTTTTATGTATCCACCGCTGTTATTCATGGGTATGACCTCACCTATTATCATAAACATGATTAATTCTAAGGTCGATGAAACTGGAAAAAGTGCTGGTTCTGTTTATGCCATTTCTACTCTGGGGGGTATTGTAGCTACCTTCCTAGTAGGTTTTTACATGATGCAGGAGTTTGGTCTCACATGGCCTTGTTTTATTTTCGGCTCCTTATTAGCTCTATTTCCATTGATAGCTTTGGTCAAGGGAAAGACTTTTAAAGCCTTGGCTTTAATATTACCCTTTTTTTTTGTGCTGAAGTCAAATTTATCTAAGGATATTCATGATAGTGTCAATGTGACTTTACTCTCTGAATCAGAGGGGATTTATGGACAAGTGAGGGTTTTTGATTTTCCATTTTATACGGAGCAAAAAGGAGATAAGATGGCGAGGGGTTTAGTTGTAAATAATACACTACAATCTATTCTCGACCGCGATAGTTTAGATTATAATCTTTGGGATTGGTCTGTATTGATGCCTAGTGCAGTGAGTATATACCCTAAGGGAAGTTCTATGCTATTGATGGGCTTAGGTGGAGGTATGTTGTTTCACCAATTTCAGCGATTAGGTTTTAATATAGAGGTGGTCGAACTCGATCAGAGAATAAAAGATGCCGCTATTCAGCATTTCTCAATACCAGCATCTACACCTATCATTGTAGATGATGCTAGGCATGTCATTAATACATCCCAGAAGAAATACGATGTGATAGTTCTGGATTTATTTTTTAATGAAACTCCACCTAGTCAAGTACCTACGATAGAGTCATTTCATAAACTCAAAACCATGCTGAATCAAAATGGGATGGTCATGATGAATTTTTATGGATTCACCAATGGAGAGAATGGTCGTGCGGCACGCTCCGTTATCAAGACTTTTGAAGCAGCAGGTTTTCAAACGACGATATTTCCTACTCCAGAACCTGAAGAAGGTAGAAATTTATTTATCTGTGCTAGCCTCCATAAACCAGATTGGTCTAAAATAAACTATTCTGAACCTACAAGATTTCAAATCACCCCAGAAAATATCCAGCAATTTATTCTCGACAAATCGCAGTTGGATATGCATGATGCAGAGATTCTCACCGATGAAAAACCCGTACTCGAAAAAATGTATGCCAATGCTGCTACGATATGGCGCCGCACACAAATCGAAATGTGGTTAAAGAATTTAATGCAGACAGATATTAATATGATGAAGTAA